The Xanthomonas fragariae genome has a segment encoding these proteins:
- a CDS encoding lipid-A-disaccharide synthase N-terminal domain-containing protein, protein MELHWLDQPLTWLFWTGLHVTGWKLIGYAGALMFGGRWLVQFVASKRAGKPVIPRMFWYMSVVGSLMTLSYFVFSAKQDSVGVLQNLFPAFTAFYSLYLDVKHRGWMRDRAMH, encoded by the coding sequence ATGGAACTGCATTGGCTGGATCAACCGCTGACTTGGCTGTTCTGGACAGGGCTGCACGTCACCGGATGGAAGCTGATCGGCTATGCGGGCGCGCTGATGTTCGGCGGCCGCTGGCTGGTGCAGTTCGTCGCCTCCAAGCGCGCCGGCAAACCGGTGATCCCGCGCATGTTCTGGTACATGAGCGTAGTCGGCAGTCTGATGACGCTGAGCTACTTCGTGTTCTCGGCAAAGCAGGATTCGGTGGGTGTGCTGCAGAACCTGTTCCCGGCGTTTACTGCGTTTTACAGCCTGTATCTGGATGTGAAGCATCGCGGTTGGATGCGGGATCGGGCGATGCATTGA